One window from the genome of Candidatus Didemnitutus sp. encodes:
- a CDS encoding TonB-dependent receptor: protein MKLDKFVVTGSSIPATLDEQKAMPIQIIDAAAIEVSGVNTNVLDVLRKTVPQIQGANNLGVENANIAGGSNNGASNVALRNVDTLVLFNGKRMAANAGAAGGGVTGVDLNLIPLSAVDRIEVLTDGASAIYGSDAVSGVVNIILKKDYRGAEVSAHYSTSKKDNGGQWTQKSVGMVIGTGTDKTNILFTAEWSQQDPLWAKDMTYSNLPINTATLPGMIGPVSGQYYRLNTSLNTIPDANKGQTLAQMVAAGVYVAVPGPYEQADRSTILSKVDKRIASMSANHTISDNLTFSTDFIYAQTQTRYELNPQPVSISTTTLINRGVTTLNTTGITVRNRYIGGSNRIYNPKSDSYRWTGGFDGKVNDYFNWNVSATYAISKQIAIGYNQVLDSALQSAITSGLFDIFAYNQNKTNVAKAGIFGNSIANYESGFYSYNVLVNGKIIDLPAGVLQYAAGAEFRKETLFATADLNSLIPPGATTSLWNNGTSLAPFDGGRSAKSEFVELKVPVVKDLPGLHLVTLDGALRHESYSDNNSTTVPKISIAWLPIDDQLRLRATYGKSFSEASLYNLYGPQSTGFTSSLSAIRAYDTSGNATGGFIGLQGHQSGGSNPNLTPSHAKSYTVGLVYSPKWAKGLDITVDYFNIKQTDLVGTLASGLTIIQSVEQYGPASPYAQYVALNAFPGQAGAVAITTPGQLHPDPDKIYVLTGLANIGSQSQHGFDVNISYLLPWKQYGRFRVNSNWTFLQSFLNNDDEYAGNDLYGSLPKFRAYTTIDWSYQGYGATLGYTRINAVDADPASFGGSGLDVGPYNTFDIQFRYDLSKVSPLLKNVTFDVGCNNFTDKTPPLSPNYSSPPFDNSAFSYFGRVFYADLKIKF from the coding sequence GTGAAGCTCGATAAATTTGTCGTCACCGGATCTTCGATCCCGGCGACGCTCGACGAGCAGAAGGCCATGCCGATCCAGATCATCGACGCCGCGGCGATCGAGGTTAGCGGTGTGAATACCAATGTCTTGGACGTGCTCCGCAAAACGGTGCCGCAGATCCAGGGCGCGAACAACCTCGGCGTGGAAAACGCCAACATCGCTGGTGGCAGCAATAACGGCGCTTCAAACGTGGCGCTGCGCAATGTTGACACTCTGGTGCTCTTCAACGGCAAACGCATGGCGGCCAACGCCGGTGCGGCCGGCGGCGGTGTCACAGGCGTGGACTTGAATCTTATCCCGCTGTCCGCAGTGGATCGGATCGAAGTCCTCACCGACGGCGCGTCCGCCATTTATGGTTCCGATGCCGTTTCGGGCGTCGTGAACATCATCCTCAAGAAGGATTACCGTGGCGCGGAAGTCAGTGCCCATTACTCGACCTCGAAGAAGGACAACGGCGGTCAATGGACCCAGAAGTCAGTCGGTATGGTTATCGGCACTGGCACGGACAAGACCAACATCCTCTTCACCGCGGAGTGGTCCCAGCAGGATCCGCTGTGGGCCAAGGACATGACCTATTCCAACCTTCCGATCAATACGGCCACGCTGCCTGGTATGATCGGACCGGTTTCCGGCCAATACTATCGCCTGAACACCTCGCTGAACACCATTCCTGATGCCAACAAGGGCCAGACGCTGGCGCAGATGGTCGCTGCTGGCGTGTATGTGGCGGTTCCCGGACCCTATGAGCAAGCTGATCGCTCCACGATTCTCAGCAAGGTCGACAAGCGCATCGCTTCGATGAGCGCGAATCACACGATCTCGGATAACCTCACCTTCTCGACCGACTTCATCTACGCTCAGACGCAGACACGGTATGAGCTGAATCCGCAGCCCGTCAGCATCTCGACCACCACCCTCATTAATCGAGGCGTCACGACGCTCAACACCACCGGCATCACCGTTCGCAATCGCTACATTGGCGGGTCGAACCGTATCTATAACCCGAAGAGCGACTCCTATCGTTGGACGGGCGGCTTCGACGGCAAGGTCAACGACTACTTCAACTGGAACGTCTCCGCGACCTACGCCATTTCGAAGCAGATCGCCATCGGCTACAACCAAGTGCTCGACTCTGCCCTGCAGAGCGCGATCACCAGTGGTCTCTTCGATATCTTTGCCTATAATCAGAATAAGACCAACGTTGCCAAAGCTGGTATCTTCGGCAACTCCATCGCCAACTACGAGAGCGGCTTCTATAGCTATAACGTCTTGGTGAATGGCAAAATCATCGATTTGCCCGCTGGTGTGCTGCAGTATGCTGCTGGTGCGGAGTTCCGCAAAGAGACGCTCTTCGCCACCGCCGACCTGAATTCCCTGATTCCTCCTGGCGCCACGACCAGCCTTTGGAACAACGGCACCTCACTCGCGCCGTTTGATGGTGGTCGCTCCGCTAAGAGCGAGTTCGTCGAACTCAAGGTCCCGGTCGTCAAGGACCTCCCGGGCCTGCATCTCGTTACGCTCGACGGCGCTCTCCGCCACGAGTCCTACAGCGATAACAACAGCACCACTGTGCCGAAGATTTCGATCGCTTGGCTTCCGATTGACGACCAACTGCGCCTCCGTGCGACTTACGGTAAGTCGTTCTCCGAAGCCTCGCTCTACAACCTCTACGGCCCGCAGAGCACCGGCTTCACGAGCTCTCTGAGCGCCATCCGCGCTTACGACACCAGCGGTAACGCCACCGGCGGCTTCATCGGCCTGCAAGGTCACCAGAGCGGTGGTTCGAATCCGAACCTCACGCCCTCGCACGCCAAGTCCTACACCGTCGGCCTCGTCTATTCGCCGAAGTGGGCCAAGGGCCTCGACATCACGGTCGACTACTTCAACATCAAGCAGACCGACCTCGTTGGCACGCTGGCTAGCGGTCTCACGATCATCCAGAGCGTCGAACAATACGGTCCGGCTTCTCCGTATGCCCAGTATGTCGCGCTCAACGCCTTCCCGGGCCAAGCTGGTGCCGTTGCGATCACCACCCCTGGTCAGCTCCACCCCGACCCGGATAAGATCTACGTGTTGACCGGTCTTGCTAACATCGGCAGCCAGTCGCAGCACGGCTTCGACGTGAATATCTCCTACCTGCTGCCCTGGAAACAATACGGCCGCTTCCGCGTTAACAGCAACTGGACGTTCCTCCAATCCTTCCTGAATAACGACGATGAATACGCCGGCAACGACTTGTATGGTTCGCTGCCGAAGTTCCGCGCCTACACCACCATCGACTGGTCCTACCAAGGCTATGGTGCGACGCTCGGCTACACGCGCATCAACGCCGTGGATGCTGACCCCGCGTCCTTCGGTGGCAGCGGCCTCGATGTCGGTCCCTACAACACGTTCGACATTCAATTCCGCTACGATCTCAGCAAGGTTTCCCCGTTGCTGAAGAACGTGACCTTCGACGTCGGTTGCAATAACTTCACCGACAAGACTCCCCCGCTGTCTCCGAACTACTCGAGCCCGCCGTTCGACAACAGCGCGTTCAGCTACTTCGGCCGCGTGTTCTACGCCGACCTGAAGATCAAGTTCTGA
- the fahA gene encoding fumarylacetoacetase, whose product MSLNFTHDPARRSWVDSANLPDADFPLQNLPYGVFRTSGNPTRRLGAAIGDRIVDLHAAASSGLLPDSVSAACQQPTLNALMAAGAPAWSALRARLSELLDAASPVAELRTRVEACLVPLRSATLLLPAQIGDYTDFYASIHHATNVGSMLRPDNPLLPNYKWVPIGYHGRGSSIIASGTAIRRPHGQLKPADAPAPVFGPCRNLDYELEIGAFIGPGNILGERIPLSAAPQHLFGIALLNDWSARDIQTWEYQPLGPFLAKNFASSLSPWVVTFEALAPFRVPAMARPASDPAPLPYLVDHQDAALGGLDLTLEVWLLTAKMRLAGETPHRISRGKFTEMYWTLGQMLAHHTSNGCNLSPGDLLGSGTVSGPTRDARGCLLEYTWRGTDPLRLPNGEERKFLADGDEIIMRGYAERPGARRIGLGECRGMIMPAA is encoded by the coding sequence ATGAGCCTCAACTTCACGCACGACCCCGCCCGCCGCAGTTGGGTGGACTCGGCCAACCTCCCCGACGCGGACTTCCCGCTGCAAAACCTGCCCTACGGCGTTTTCCGCACCAGCGGCAACCCCACACGCCGCCTCGGCGCCGCCATCGGCGACCGCATCGTCGACCTCCACGCCGCCGCCTCCTCCGGATTGCTCCCCGACAGCGTCTCCGCCGCCTGCCAACAGCCGACGCTCAACGCCCTCATGGCCGCCGGCGCGCCAGCTTGGTCCGCCCTCCGCGCCCGCCTCAGCGAGTTGCTCGACGCCGCCAGCCCGGTCGCCGAACTGCGCACGCGCGTCGAAGCCTGCCTGGTCCCGCTGCGCAGTGCCACGCTCCTGCTCCCCGCCCAAATCGGCGACTACACCGATTTCTACGCCTCGATCCACCACGCGACCAACGTCGGATCGATGCTCCGGCCCGACAATCCGCTCCTGCCAAACTACAAGTGGGTCCCCATCGGCTACCACGGCCGCGGCTCCTCGATCATCGCCAGTGGCACCGCCATCCGCCGCCCGCACGGACAACTCAAACCCGCCGACGCGCCCGCGCCCGTCTTCGGACCTTGCCGGAATCTCGACTACGAACTCGAGATCGGCGCCTTCATCGGTCCCGGCAATATCCTCGGCGAACGCATCCCGCTCTCCGCCGCACCGCAACACCTCTTCGGCATCGCGCTCCTCAACGACTGGTCCGCCCGCGACATCCAGACGTGGGAATACCAACCGCTCGGGCCATTCCTCGCGAAAAACTTCGCCAGCAGTCTTTCGCCCTGGGTCGTCACCTTCGAAGCCCTCGCGCCGTTCCGCGTGCCCGCGATGGCGCGCCCCGCCAGCGACCCCGCGCCCCTGCCCTACCTCGTCGATCACCAGGACGCCGCGCTCGGCGGCCTCGACCTCACGCTCGAAGTCTGGCTCCTCACCGCCAAGATGCGCCTCGCCGGCGAAACGCCCCATCGCATCTCGCGCGGCAAATTCACCGAGATGTATTGGACGCTCGGCCAAATGCTCGCCCACCACACGAGCAACGGCTGCAACCTCTCACCCGGCGACTTGCTCGGCAGCGGCACCGTCTCCGGACCGACCCGCGATGCCCGCGGCTGCCTCCTCGAATACACCTGGCGCGGCACCGACCCGCTGCGCCTGCCCAACGGCGAGGAGCGCAAATTCCTCGCCGACGGCGACGAGATCATCATGCGCGGCTACGCCGAGCGCCCCGGCGCCCGCCGCATCGGCCTCGGTGAATGCCGCGGCATGATCATGCCCGCCGCCTGA
- a CDS encoding nuclear transport factor 2 family protein translates to MKLFRALLAALSLATLASAAVDQAKLKEELAAMEDQFCAMAKEKGILAAFQHFAAPDVAFIDTDPRQFRGPAAVLQRMGQDKPGVSLTWSASFTDVSADGTLGYNYGRYEFRAPGPDGKEVAHTGWFLTIWKRQPDGTWRYVMDNGAPDRPAPAPKKN, encoded by the coding sequence ATGAAACTTTTCCGCGCCCTCCTCGCCGCCCTCAGTCTCGCCACTCTCGCCTCCGCCGCCGTCGACCAGGCGAAACTGAAAGAGGAGCTCGCCGCGATGGAGGACCAATTCTGCGCCATGGCGAAGGAAAAGGGCATCCTCGCCGCGTTCCAGCACTTCGCCGCGCCGGACGTCGCCTTCATCGACACCGACCCGCGCCAGTTCCGCGGCCCCGCCGCCGTGCTCCAACGCATGGGGCAGGACAAGCCCGGCGTCTCACTGACTTGGTCGGCCTCGTTCACCGACGTCTCCGCCGACGGCACGCTCGGCTACAACTACGGCCGCTACGAATTTCGCGCTCCCGGCCCGGACGGCAAGGAGGTCGCGCACACCGGCTGGTTCCTCACTATCTGGAAACGCCAGCCCGACGGCACGTGGCGCTACGTGATGGATAACGGCGCGCCGGACCGCCCGGCCCCGGCACCGAAAAAGAACTGA
- a CDS encoding 5-(carboxyamino)imidazole ribonucleotide synthase — protein sequence MTKAPLLPGKTIGVLGGGQLGRMLAHAATRLGYRIHVFEPQANCPAGAVAHKEVNAPYEDLEALAAFARECDVVTYEFENVPSAPLKHIESLTQLRPHWSVLATTQNRSREKRWLRDHGFPHAHFAEVAAGGDLAAGIREVGVPCVVKTANFGYDGKGQLKVMSDADVPAALKKFAGSPVVIEQFVDFACEVSAVVARSASAAVRVFPISENIHTNHILDFSIVPARVPAEALAKAEKLARLVAEKIDLVGVLGVEFFVTKSGDVLINELAPRTHNSGHYTIDACMTSQFEQQVRAICGLPLGAVTLLSPVVMVNVLGDAWKWDAAGKCVGEPNWDALLAQPNVRLHLYGKEEPRIGRKMGHFTVVARDAEMAFELAQKYKARLAS from the coding sequence GTGACGAAAGCTCCTCTTCTTCCCGGAAAAACCATCGGCGTGCTCGGCGGCGGGCAGCTCGGCCGCATGCTTGCGCACGCGGCGACGCGGCTCGGTTACCGCATCCATGTTTTCGAGCCGCAGGCGAATTGCCCGGCGGGCGCGGTGGCGCACAAGGAAGTCAACGCGCCCTACGAGGATCTCGAGGCGCTCGCGGCTTTCGCGCGGGAGTGCGATGTCGTCACCTACGAATTCGAGAACGTCCCATCCGCGCCGCTGAAGCACATCGAGTCGCTCACGCAGCTGCGGCCGCATTGGAGCGTGCTCGCGACGACGCAGAACCGTTCGCGCGAGAAGCGCTGGCTGCGCGACCACGGTTTCCCGCACGCGCACTTCGCCGAAGTGGCGGCCGGAGGAGACCTGGCGGCCGGCATCCGCGAAGTCGGCGTGCCGTGCGTGGTGAAGACCGCGAATTTCGGCTACGACGGCAAGGGCCAGCTCAAGGTGATGAGCGACGCCGACGTGCCGGCGGCGCTGAAGAAATTCGCCGGATCGCCGGTCGTGATCGAGCAGTTCGTGGATTTCGCGTGCGAGGTGTCGGCGGTGGTCGCGCGCTCGGCGAGCGCGGCGGTGCGCGTGTTTCCGATTTCGGAAAACATCCACACGAATCACATTTTGGATTTTTCGATCGTGCCGGCGCGCGTGCCGGCCGAGGCGCTCGCGAAAGCCGAGAAATTGGCGCGGCTCGTCGCCGAGAAGATCGATCTCGTCGGCGTGCTCGGGGTGGAGTTTTTCGTCACAAAGTCCGGCGACGTGCTGATCAACGAGCTCGCGCCGCGCACGCACAACAGCGGCCACTACACGATCGATGCGTGCATGACTTCGCAGTTCGAGCAGCAGGTGCGCGCGATCTGCGGGTTGCCGCTCGGTGCGGTGACGCTGCTCTCACCGGTCGTGATGGTGAACGTCCTCGGCGACGCGTGGAAGTGGGACGCGGCCGGCAAGTGCGTCGGCGAGCCGAATTGGGATGCGCTGCTCGCGCAGCCGAACGTGCGCTTGCACCTTTACGGCAAGGAAGAGCCGCGCATCGGGCGCAAGATGGGGCATTTCACCGTCGTGGCGCGGGACGCGGAGATGGCGTTCGAGCTCGCGCAAAAATACAAGGCGCGCCTCGCGAGCTGA
- the purE gene encoding 5-(carboxyamino)imidazole ribonucleotide mutase, giving the protein MAKALVGIIMGSTSDWETMQHAAAQLEALGVPFEKRVVSAHRTPKLMVSYAESAERRGLKLIIAGAGGAAHLPGMTASLTTLPVLGVPVESKTLKGLDSLLSIAQMPAGVPVATFAVGKAGAINAALFAASLLAQSDAKTKRVWHDFRTAQTKKVLKAKLP; this is encoded by the coding sequence ATGGCAAAAGCACTTGTCGGCATCATCATGGGCAGCACCTCCGATTGGGAGACGATGCAGCATGCGGCCGCGCAACTCGAGGCGCTCGGCGTGCCGTTCGAGAAGCGCGTCGTCAGCGCGCACCGCACGCCGAAGCTCATGGTCAGCTACGCTGAATCCGCCGAGCGCCGCGGGCTGAAGCTCATCATCGCCGGTGCGGGCGGTGCGGCACATTTGCCCGGCATGACCGCCTCGCTCACCACGCTGCCGGTGCTGGGCGTGCCGGTGGAGTCGAAGACTTTGAAGGGCCTCGATTCACTCCTCTCCATCGCGCAGATGCCGGCCGGCGTGCCGGTGGCGACGTTCGCGGTCGGCAAGGCCGGCGCGATCAACGCCGCGCTCTTCGCCGCCTCCTTGCTCGCGCAGTCCGACGCGAAGACAAAGCGCGTGTGGCATGATTTCCGCACCGCGCAGACCAAGAAAGTGCTGAAGGCAAAGCTGCCCTGA
- a CDS encoding RDD family protein, with product MKIVRFKTLAWLLPLLAFFAAGALLRADDPPASPDKQTPSPAPTEQAPAAELSAEPTPPPAAAVPSETTAPGEQPAVPMEEVAAPSDEDKAAQAALEAAETARAQAERALADADKAVKKARAGSEKARNEARAAAERAREEARAAVREVQKQVSEIKRAKRTRTSNAGDRVMVGDDNVVAAATVVPHDAVAVMGNLTVDGEVMNDAVAVLGDNTINGRVHGNAVAVLGNLTLGPKAVVDGNLTCVMGEIQRDPGAIVRGSVEVQSIGPNIRPASLISWWDRALRVGRPLAFGAHLGWLWIITAFSLAFYALLGVLFPNKIAACGDKLIEEPFYVILAAMLSILALPVMFVLLCITIIGIPVALLVLPVACLLTAMFGKAAIYGLVGRKLTGGRFHTAFTVLLGGILFILLYLVPVLGGILTLLVWFLGFGCAVLVMFGREKKPAAPVAPAPAAAAAFTAPVAGETTFGATPAAIVPPAPAMPAQSAGFGAASAPVWTPPATPVAGPAPEVVPPVYGASTAASAVPPLMAATLPRAGLWIRAGAALIDFVMLVIPLGIFGALEHGPGALFVGIAAYHAVMWKLRGTTVGGIICRLKVVRLDDRPIDWAVAIVRALTAFLSFFPACLGFIWVSFDEEKQSWHDRVAGTTIVRVPKGTSLL from the coding sequence ATGAAGATTGTGCGTTTCAAGACCCTCGCGTGGCTGCTGCCGCTGCTGGCGTTTTTCGCCGCGGGCGCGCTGCTCCGTGCGGACGACCCTCCGGCGTCACCGGACAAGCAAACCCCGTCGCCCGCACCCACTGAGCAGGCGCCGGCCGCTGAGCTATCTGCTGAGCCGACCCCGCCCCCAGCCGCCGCCGTCCCGAGCGAAACGACCGCTCCCGGCGAACAGCCCGCGGTGCCGATGGAAGAGGTCGCCGCGCCTTCCGACGAGGACAAGGCAGCTCAGGCCGCCCTCGAAGCCGCCGAGACAGCCCGTGCTCAGGCCGAACGCGCGCTCGCCGACGCCGACAAGGCCGTGAAGAAGGCGCGGGCCGGCTCGGAAAAGGCCCGTAACGAAGCCCGGGCCGCCGCCGAGCGCGCCCGCGAGGAAGCCCGCGCCGCGGTGCGCGAGGTGCAGAAGCAGGTTTCCGAAATCAAACGCGCGAAGCGCACCCGCACGTCGAACGCCGGCGACCGCGTCATGGTGGGTGACGACAATGTGGTCGCCGCCGCCACGGTCGTTCCCCACGACGCCGTGGCAGTGATGGGCAATCTCACCGTCGATGGTGAGGTCATGAACGACGCCGTCGCTGTCCTGGGCGATAACACGATCAACGGGCGCGTGCACGGCAACGCCGTCGCCGTCCTCGGCAACCTCACGCTCGGTCCGAAGGCCGTCGTCGATGGCAATCTCACCTGCGTGATGGGCGAGATCCAGCGCGACCCTGGCGCGATCGTGCGCGGCAGTGTCGAGGTGCAGTCGATCGGGCCGAACATTCGGCCGGCTTCGCTCATCAGTTGGTGGGACCGCGCGTTGCGCGTCGGCCGCCCGCTCGCCTTCGGCGCGCATCTCGGCTGGCTGTGGATCATCACCGCGTTCTCGCTGGCGTTCTATGCGCTGCTCGGCGTGCTTTTCCCGAACAAAATCGCCGCGTGCGGCGACAAGCTGATCGAGGAGCCGTTCTACGTCATCCTCGCCGCGATGCTGTCGATCCTGGCGCTGCCGGTGATGTTCGTGCTGTTGTGCATCACGATCATCGGCATCCCGGTTGCGCTGCTGGTGCTGCCGGTCGCGTGCCTGCTCACCGCGATGTTCGGCAAGGCGGCGATCTACGGCCTCGTCGGCCGCAAGCTCACGGGTGGTCGCTTTCATACGGCATTCACCGTGTTGCTCGGTGGCATCCTCTTTATCCTGCTCTACCTCGTGCCGGTGCTCGGTGGCATCCTCACGCTGCTCGTGTGGTTCCTCGGCTTCGGTTGCGCAGTGCTCGTGATGTTTGGCCGCGAGAAGAAGCCGGCGGCGCCGGTCGCGCCCGCGCCAGCCGCGGCGGCAGCCTTCACCGCGCCCGTGGCGGGCGAGACCACTTTCGGCGCGACGCCTGCGGCCATTGTCCCGCCTGCGCCTGCGATGCCGGCGCAGAGTGCGGGCTTCGGCGCGGCGAGCGCTCCGGTTTGGACTCCGCCGGCGACTCCGGTCGCCGGTCCGGCGCCCGAGGTCGTGCCGCCCGTTTATGGCGCGTCGACCGCGGCGAGCGCCGTGCCGCCGTTGATGGCAGCCACGCTGCCGCGCGCCGGTCTGTGGATACGCGCCGGCGCAGCGTTGATCGACTTCGTCATGCTCGTGATTCCGCTCGGCATCTTTGGTGCGCTGGAACATGGACCGGGCGCACTGTTCGTCGGCATCGCGGCGTATCACGCCGTGATGTGGAAGCTGCGCGGCACGACGGTCGGCGGCATCATCTGCCGACTGAAGGTCGTGCGTCTCGACGACCGCCCGATCGACTGGGCCGTCGCGATCGTGCGCGCGCTGACGGCGTTCCTGTCGTTCTTCCCCGCGTGCCTCGGCTTCATCTGGGTCTCCTTCGACGAGGAGAAGCAGAGCTGGCATGACCGCGTCGCGGGCACGACCATCGTGCGCGTGCCGAAGGGCACGTCGCTCCTTTGA
- a CDS encoding sigma-70 family RNA polymerase sigma factor produces MTVPTDFTTFMRNYQDMVYSTAVRLIGNETQAEDIAQEVFIKAHEHWEKLAGSPTAGGWLKTVATNMSINHIQRYKKRWSFFSDLVHRNDEGDEKEVEFAAPDTFFVGVDSAERREYIEQALAKLPDHQRVPLILFHFEDMPYEDIAKKLGVSLSKVKTDILRAREALAKILVRRVAAHETFQP; encoded by the coding sequence ATGACGGTCCCGACCGACTTCACCACCTTCATGCGAAACTACCAAGACATGGTTTATTCTACTGCCGTGCGCCTCATCGGAAATGAGACGCAAGCGGAGGATATCGCACAGGAGGTATTCATCAAAGCGCACGAGCATTGGGAAAAGCTCGCAGGCAGCCCCACAGCGGGCGGCTGGCTGAAGACGGTGGCGACGAACATGTCGATCAACCACATCCAGCGCTACAAGAAGCGCTGGAGCTTCTTCTCCGACCTCGTCCACCGCAACGACGAGGGCGACGAGAAGGAGGTCGAGTTTGCCGCGCCCGACACGTTCTTCGTCGGTGTCGATTCTGCCGAGCGTCGCGAATACATCGAGCAGGCCCTCGCCAAACTCCCCGATCACCAGCGCGTGCCGCTGATCCTTTTCCATTTCGAAGACATGCCTTACGAGGACATCGCCAAGAAACTCGGCGTCTCCCTCTCCAAGGTCAAAACCGACATCCTCCGCGCCCGCGAGGCGCTGGCGAAGATCCTCGTCCGCCGGGTCGCGGCCCACGAAACCTTCCAACCCTGA
- a CDS encoding amino acid racemase — protein sequence MNCLGLIGGIGWESTALYYRLINETVRSRFGSLYTARLLIDSLEFQALDTLVKENRWNDAGAILAEAARRLEAGGAAGVLICSNLMHYVAEHVEAAVDIPLLHLGDAVLKELRGARVTRVGLLGTRFTLEHDFLLERPKDKPEPGRPRKPIAVFLPHERDFAEIDRIIYGEVCRGIVRESSRDTLLRLAGELRAQGAQAIVLGSSELGLLLKPDDFSEPILDSTEVHAIAAAKWLIDSKPSVARPAAATRRTARG from the coding sequence ATGAACTGCCTCGGCCTCATCGGCGGGATCGGCTGGGAATCCACCGCCCTCTACTACCGGCTCATCAACGAGACGGTGCGCAGCCGCTTCGGCAGCCTCTACACCGCGCGGTTGCTGATCGACAGCCTCGAGTTTCAGGCGCTCGACACGCTGGTGAAGGAAAACCGTTGGAACGATGCCGGCGCGATCCTCGCGGAGGCGGCGCGCAGGCTCGAAGCAGGCGGCGCGGCCGGTGTGCTGATCTGCTCTAATCTCATGCACTACGTCGCGGAGCACGTGGAGGCGGCGGTCGACATCCCGTTGCTCCACCTCGGCGACGCCGTGCTGAAGGAGTTGCGCGGCGCGCGCGTCACCCGCGTGGGGTTGCTCGGCACACGCTTCACGCTGGAGCACGATTTCCTGCTCGAACGTCCGAAGGACAAACCCGAGCCCGGCCGCCCGCGGAAGCCGATCGCCGTGTTCCTGCCGCACGAGCGCGATTTCGCCGAGATCGACCGCATCATCTACGGCGAAGTCTGTCGCGGCATCGTCCGCGAGTCCTCGCGCGATACGCTCCTGCGGCTCGCCGGCGAGCTCCGCGCCCAAGGCGCGCAGGCCATCGTGCTCGGCTCGTCGGAGCTCGGCCTGTTGCTCAAGCCCGACGACTTCAGCGAACCGATTCTCGACAGCACAGAGGTGCACGCCATCGCCGCCGCGAAGTGGCTCATCGATAGCAAGCCGTCCGTCGCCCGACCGGCGGCTGCGACCCGGAGGACTGCCCGTGGGTGA